In Chiroxiphia lanceolata isolate bChiLan1 chromosome 2, bChiLan1.pri, whole genome shotgun sequence, a single genomic region encodes these proteins:
- the DCUN1D5 gene encoding LOW QUALITY PROTEIN: DCN1-like protein 5 (The sequence of the model RefSeq protein was modified relative to this genomic sequence to represent the inferred CDS: inserted 1 base in 1 codon; substituted 1 base at 1 genomic stop codon) codes for MPVKKKRKSSGAAAXDDTSLKKCKLGRSQASGKLIGGEEHFSSKKCLAWFYEYAGPDEVVGPEGMEKFCEDIGVEPENIIMLVLAWKLEAESMGFFTKEEWLKGMTSLQCDCTEKLQSKFDFLRSQLNDISSFKNIYRYAFDFARVRLLEHXKRKDQRSLDIDTAKSMLALLLGRTWPLFSVFYQYLEQSKYRVMNKDQWYNVLEFSRTVHAELSNYDEDGAWPVLLDEFVEWQKVRQAS; via the exons ATGCCggtgaagaagaagaggaagtcctcgggggcggcgg gcgacgACACCAGCCTCAAGAAGTGTAAACTCGGCAG ATCACAAGCGTCTGGTAAATTAATAGGTGGAGAGGAacatttttcaagcaaaaagTGCCTGGCTTGGTTTTATGAATATGCAG GTCCTGATGAAGTTGTGGGTCCCGAAGGAATGGAAAAGTTCTGTGAAGACATCGGTGTTGAGCCTGAAAAT ATTATTATGTTAGTTTTAGCCTGGAAACTAGAGGCTGAAAGCATGGGATTTTTTACCAAGGAAGAATGGTTAAAAGGAATGACCTCATTACA gtgtgactgcacagaaaaattacagagTAAATTTGATTTCTTGCGGTCACAGTTGAATGACATTTCATCCTTTAAGAATATCTACAGATATGCCTTTGATTTTGCAAGGGTAAGACTACTGGAACATTAGAAAA GAAAAGACCAGCGAAGTCTTGATATTGATACTGCGAAGTCCATGTTAGCTCTTCTGCTTGGAAGAACTTGGCcactgttttcagtattttatcaATACCTGGAG CAATCGAAGTATAGAGTTATGAACAAGGATCAGTGGTACAATGTACTAGAGTTCAGCAGAACTGTCCATGCAGAGCTTAGCAACTATGATGAAGATGGTGCAT GGCCTGTGCTTCTGGATGAATTTGTTGAATGGCAAAAAGTTCGTCAAGCGTCATAG